A window from Pseudomonas sp. MRSN 12121 encodes these proteins:
- the phoB gene encoding phosphate regulon transcriptional regulator PhoB, translated as MVGRSILIVDDEAPIREMIAVALEMAGYDCLEAENSQQAHAIIVDRKPDLILLDWMLPGTSGIELARRLKRDELTGDIPIIMLTAKGEEDNKIQGLEVGADDYITKPFSPRELVARLKAVLRRAGPTDGEAPIEVGGLLLDPISHRVTIDGKPAEMGPTEYRLLQFFMTHQERAYTRGQLLDQVWGGNVYVEERTVDVHIRRLRKALGDAYENLVQTVRGTGYRFSTKA; from the coding sequence ATGGTTGGCAGGAGCATTCTGATCGTTGACGACGAAGCGCCTATTCGCGAAATGATCGCCGTTGCGTTGGAAATGGCCGGCTACGACTGCCTGGAGGCCGAGAACTCCCAGCAGGCCCATGCCATCATCGTCGACCGCAAGCCCGACCTGATCCTGCTCGACTGGATGCTGCCCGGCACCTCCGGCATCGAACTGGCGCGCCGCCTGAAGCGCGATGAGCTGACCGGTGACATCCCGATCATCATGCTCACGGCCAAGGGCGAAGAGGACAACAAGATCCAGGGCCTGGAAGTCGGCGCCGACGACTACATCACCAAGCCGTTTTCCCCACGCGAGCTGGTCGCGCGCCTCAAGGCCGTGCTGCGTCGCGCCGGCCCGACCGACGGCGAAGCGCCGATCGAAGTCGGCGGCCTGCTGCTGGACCCGATCAGCCATCGCGTGACCATCGACGGCAAACCGGCCGAGATGGGCCCCACCGAATACCGCCTGTTGCAGTTCTTCATGACCCACCAGGAACGCGCCTATACCCGCGGCCAGTTGCTGGACCAGGTGTGGGGCGGCAACGTGTATGTCGAAGAACGCACCGTCGACGTGCATATCCGCCGCCTGCGCAAAGCCTTGGGCGATGCCTACGAGAATCTGGTACAAACCGTGCGCGGCACCGGCTACCGGTTTTCCACCAAGGCCTGA
- a CDS encoding rubredoxin, with amino-acid sequence MKKWQCVVCGLIYNEADGWPDDGILPGTRWEDVPEDWLCPDCGVGKMDFEMIEIG; translated from the coding sequence ATGAAGAAGTGGCAATGTGTAGTCTGCGGCCTGATCTACAACGAAGCCGATGGCTGGCCAGACGACGGAATCCTGCCGGGCACCCGCTGGGAAGACGTGCCGGAAGACTGGCTCTGCCCGGATTGCGGCGTCGGCAAGATGGACTTCGAAATGATCGAGATCGGCTGA
- a CDS encoding chorismate lyase: MPHSMSPLSTPDWLTQSRLAPLPDARTFDWLFDEGSLTRRLTRLSHDGFSVTPLVEGWQTLRADECAALDLPPASQGWVREVYLRGHGQAWVFARSVAARGALQAGGLNMDELGSRSLGELLFCDQAFERRPIEVCHYPSHWLPADVRADRLWARRSRFDRGALSVLVAEIFLPTLWSAASAQPENR, from the coding sequence GTGCCGCACTCAATGTCCCCCCTTTCCACCCCGGACTGGCTTACGCAAAGCCGGCTTGCGCCCCTCCCCGATGCCCGAACCTTCGATTGGCTATTCGATGAAGGCTCGCTGACTCGCCGCCTGACCCGTCTCTCCCATGACGGCTTCAGCGTGACCCCGCTGGTCGAGGGCTGGCAGACCCTGCGCGCCGACGAATGCGCCGCGCTGGACCTGCCGCCCGCCAGCCAGGGCTGGGTGCGCGAGGTGTACCTGCGCGGTCACGGCCAGGCCTGGGTATTCGCCCGCAGCGTGGCGGCCCGCGGTGCGCTGCAGGCCGGCGGGTTGAACATGGACGAACTGGGCAGCCGTTCCCTGGGCGAACTGCTGTTCTGCGACCAGGCCTTCGAGCGGCGCCCCATCGAGGTCTGTCATTACCCGAGCCACTGGCTGCCCGCCGACGTGCGCGCCGATCGCCTCTGGGCCCGGCGTTCGCGCTTCGACCGCGGCGCCCTGAGCGTGCTGGTCGCCGAAATTTTCCTGCCGACCCTGTGGAGCGCCGCCAGCGCCCAGCCGGAGAACCGCTGA
- the phoR gene encoding phosphate regulon sensor histidine kinase PhoR, giving the protein MNQNWHGTLIRHMLLLVTGCLLVGLISGYYGWSLAIGLGIYLAWTLKQLLRLHEWLRLHQPDEAPPDGYGLWGEVFDSIYHLQRRDQRVRGRLQAVIDRVQESTAALKDAVIMLDSDGNLEWWNRAAETLLGLKTPQDSGQPVTNLVRHPRFKEYFEQDNYNEPLEIPSPTNDRVRIQLYITRYGNNEHLMLVRDVTRIHQLEQMRKDFIANVSHELRTPLTVICGYLETLLDNVEEVNPRWSRALQQMQQQGGRMQTLLNDLLLLAKLEATDYPSDNQPVPIDVLLQSIKSDAQALSGERNQRITLEADAQVQLKGSEAELRSAFSNLVFNAVKYTPAEGSIRIRWWGDEQGAHLSVQDSGIGIDNKHLPRLTERFYRVDSSRNSNTGGTGLGLAIVKHVLLRHRARLEISSVPGHGSTFTCHFAPAQVKRFRAGSLTDQR; this is encoded by the coding sequence GTGAACCAGAACTGGCATGGCACCCTGATTCGCCACATGCTGCTGTTGGTCACCGGCTGCCTGCTGGTCGGCCTGATCAGCGGCTACTACGGCTGGAGCCTGGCCATCGGCCTGGGGATCTACCTGGCCTGGACCCTCAAGCAACTGCTGCGCCTGCACGAATGGCTGCGCCTGCACCAGCCCGACGAAGCACCGCCCGACGGCTACGGCCTGTGGGGTGAAGTGTTCGACAGCATCTACCACCTGCAACGTCGCGACCAACGAGTCCGCGGCCGTCTGCAAGCGGTGATCGACCGCGTCCAGGAATCCACCGCGGCGCTGAAGGACGCGGTGATCATGCTCGACAGCGACGGCAACCTGGAATGGTGGAACCGCGCCGCTGAGACCCTGCTGGGCCTGAAGACCCCGCAGGACAGCGGCCAGCCCGTGACCAACCTGGTGCGCCATCCGCGCTTCAAGGAGTATTTCGAGCAGGACAATTACAACGAGCCGCTGGAAATTCCCTCGCCGACCAACGATCGTGTGCGCATCCAGCTGTACATCACCCGCTACGGCAACAACGAACACCTGATGCTGGTGCGCGACGTGACCCGCATCCATCAGCTGGAACAGATGCGCAAGGATTTCATTGCCAACGTTTCCCACGAACTGCGCACGCCGCTGACGGTGATCTGCGGCTACCTGGAAACCCTGCTCGACAACGTCGAAGAGGTGAACCCGCGCTGGAGCCGCGCCCTGCAGCAGATGCAGCAGCAAGGCGGGCGCATGCAGACCCTGCTCAACGACCTGTTGCTGCTGGCCAAGCTGGAAGCCACCGACTACCCGTCGGACAACCAGCCGGTGCCGATCGACGTGCTGCTGCAATCGATCAAGAGCGACGCCCAGGCGCTGTCCGGGGAGCGCAACCAGCGCATCACCCTGGAAGCCGATGCCCAGGTCCAGCTCAAGGGCAGCGAGGCGGAACTGCGCAGCGCCTTTTCCAACCTGGTGTTCAACGCCGTGAAATACACCCCGGCCGAGGGCAGCATCCGCATCCGCTGGTGGGGCGACGAACAAGGCGCGCACCTGAGCGTGCAGGATTCGGGCATCGGCATCGACAACAAGCACCTGCCACGCCTGACGGAGCGCTTCTACCGGGTCGACTCCAGCCGCAACTCCAACACCGGCGGCACCGGCCTGGGCCTGGCCATCGTCAAGCACGTGCTGCTGCGCCATCGGGCACGCCTGGAAATCAGTAGCGTGCCGGGGCACGGCAGCACCTTCACCTGCCATTTCGCTCCCGCCCAGGTGAAAAGATTCCGTGCCGGCAGCCTGACCGACCAGCGGTGA
- a CDS encoding NAD(P)/FAD-dependent oxidoreductase, translating to MNAPVVIVGTGLAGYNLAREFRKLDSETPLLLITADDGRSYSKPMLSTGFGKNKEADGLSMAEPGAMAEQLKAEVRTHTRISGIDPGHKRLWIGEEAVNYRDLILAWGAETLRVPVQGDAGELIFPINDLEDYARFRAAAAGKRRVLLLGAGLIGCEFANDLILGGYEVDLVAPCEQVMPTLLHPAAAAAVQAGLESLGARFHLGPVLNRLQRTADGLEAHLSDGQVIACDLVVSAIGLRPRIDLAAAAGLMVNRGVVVDRHLKTSHANIYALGDCAEVDGLNLLYVMPLMSCARALAQTLAGNPTAVSYGAMPITVKTPVCPLVVSPPPRGLEGVWTVEGQGADIKALCRDASGNLLGYALTGAAVMDKLALNKELPGLLA from the coding sequence ATGAACGCACCTGTCGTCATCGTGGGCACCGGGCTGGCCGGTTACAACCTGGCCCGGGAGTTTCGCAAGCTCGATAGCGAAACGCCGCTGCTGCTGATTACCGCGGATGACGGGCGTTCCTACTCCAAGCCGATGCTGTCCACCGGCTTCGGCAAGAACAAGGAAGCCGACGGCCTGAGCATGGCCGAACCCGGCGCCATGGCCGAGCAACTGAAGGCCGAGGTGCGTACCCATACCCGCATCAGCGGCATCGACCCGGGCCACAAGCGCCTGTGGATCGGTGAGGAGGCTGTGAACTACCGCGACCTGATCCTGGCCTGGGGCGCGGAAACCCTGCGCGTGCCGGTGCAGGGCGATGCCGGCGAACTGATCTTCCCGATCAACGACCTGGAGGACTATGCGCGCTTTCGCGCGGCCGCGGCCGGCAAGCGTCGGGTGCTGTTGCTGGGTGCCGGGCTGATCGGCTGCGAATTCGCCAACGACCTGATCCTGGGCGGCTACGAAGTGGACCTGGTGGCGCCTTGCGAGCAGGTCATGCCGACGCTGCTGCATCCTGCCGCGGCCGCCGCGGTACAGGCCGGGCTCGAAAGCCTGGGTGCACGCTTCCACCTGGGGCCGGTGCTCAACCGCTTGCAGCGCACGGCGGATGGGCTTGAGGCCCATCTGTCCGATGGCCAGGTCATCGCCTGCGACCTGGTGGTGTCAGCGATCGGCTTGCGCCCGCGGATCGACCTGGCCGCCGCCGCGGGGCTGATGGTCAACCGTGGGGTCGTGGTGGACCGCCACCTCAAGACTTCCCACGCCAATATCTATGCCTTGGGCGACTGCGCGGAGGTCGATGGGCTGAACCTGCTGTACGTGATGCCCCTCATGAGTTGTGCGCGAGCGCTGGCACAGACCCTGGCCGGCAACCCGACGGCGGTCAGCTATGGCGCCATGCCGATCACCGTGAAAACCCCGGTCTGCCCGCTGGTGGTGTCGCCGCCACCGCGTGGCCTGGAAGGCGTGTGGACGGTCGAAGGGCAGGGCGCCGATATCAAGGCGCTGTGCCGCGACGCCAGCGGCAACCTGCTGGGTTATGCCCTGACCGGAGCGGCCGTCATGGACAAACTGGCCCTGAACAAGGAGCTTCCCGGCTTGTTGGCCTGA
- the ubiA gene encoding 4-hydroxybenzoate octaprenyltransferase, whose translation MYQSLLKSLNRLHPRAWDFIQLTRMDKPIGIYLLLWPTLWALWIAGKGSPSLANILIFVLGVTLTRAGGCVINDWADRKVDGHVKRTEQRPLASGKIRSREALVFFAVLMFISFLLVLCTNATTIWLSLGGLALAATYPFMKRYTYYPQVVLGAAFSWGIPMAFTAETGELPAAAWLLFIANLLWTVGYDTYYAMTDRDDDLKIGVKSTAILFGDADRVIILTLQGMALLCLLLAGARFELGGWFHLGLAVAAGCFVWEFRYTRDRERMKCFKAFLHNHWAGLAIFVGIVVDYALR comes from the coding sequence ATGTACCAGAGCCTGCTCAAATCCCTCAACCGCCTGCATCCGCGCGCCTGGGACTTTATCCAGCTGACCCGCATGGACAAGCCGATCGGCATCTACCTGCTGCTCTGGCCGACGCTCTGGGCCCTGTGGATCGCCGGCAAAGGCTCGCCGTCGCTGGCCAATATCCTGATCTTCGTGCTTGGCGTGACCCTGACCCGGGCCGGTGGCTGCGTGATCAACGACTGGGCCGACCGCAAGGTCGACGGCCATGTGAAGCGCACCGAACAGCGCCCGCTGGCCAGCGGCAAGATCCGCTCCCGGGAAGCCCTGGTGTTCTTCGCCGTGCTGATGTTCATCAGTTTCCTGCTGGTGCTGTGCACCAACGCGACCACCATCTGGCTGTCGCTGGGCGGTCTGGCGCTGGCGGCCACCTACCCCTTCATGAAGCGCTACACCTATTACCCGCAAGTGGTGCTGGGCGCGGCCTTCTCCTGGGGTATCCCGATGGCTTTCACCGCCGAAACCGGCGAACTGCCGGCCGCCGCCTGGCTGCTGTTCATCGCCAACCTGCTGTGGACGGTGGGCTACGACACCTACTACGCGATGACCGACCGCGACGACGACCTGAAGATCGGGGTGAAATCCACCGCGATCCTGTTCGGCGACGCCGACCGGGTCATCATTCTGACCCTGCAGGGCATGGCGCTGCTGTGCCTGTTGCTGGCGGGCGCGCGCTTTGAACTGGGGGGCTGGTTCCACCTCGGCCTGGCGGTGGCGGCCGGGTGTTTCGTCTGGGAGTTCCGCTACACCCGCGATCGCGAGCGGATGAAATGCTTCAAGGCGTTCCTGCATAACCACTGGGCGGGGCTGGCGATCTTCGTCGGGATAGTCGTGGATTACGCGCTGCGCTGA